Part of the Paenibacillus sp. JNUCC32 genome is shown below.
GTTCCACGATGCTGGCCGCATCCGCTGTGAGGGCAACGACCCAGCCCCCGCGTTTCATTACGTCGCAATTGTCGGAACGAAGGACGGCTCCGCCGCCGGATGCCAGGACGATTCCATCCCGGAGCAAAACGCTGCGCAATGCAGCGGATTCAGCCTCGCGGAAATACGGCTCTCCCTCCGTTTCAAACATCTCGGAAATCGTTCTGCCTTCCATTCTCTCAATTTCCGCATCCAGATCTATCAAGTTGTAGCCGAGCGAGTCTGCCACGAGGCGCCCCACGGTTGACTTGCCCGTACCCATCATCCCGATCAGAATGATGTTTCTACCCAGCTTATCCAATTTCACACCCCATTCGCTGCTTCACTGTAAAGGTTGTTCATATCATACCACAGCCCCAAATCTTTCGACAATGGACCCGACTCTCTAAATTGTAATCCAATTGCCTCAAGCCAAGCCCCTATTTATGGAGTCTATCTTGTTCCCAAGCATCATACACTGTTACAAGAATGCAAGATTAGAAGAAAGGAATGAACCCATGGTGCCATTTCATCCAACCGGACTCTCTTCCTCGGCCAAGCGGATCCGCCGGATGCTCGATCCATCCTACCCGCTGTGCCGCGAGGACGTGATGTGGGTGCTTCATTTTGTCCAAAAAAAAGTGGCTCTGAAGGATCCTGCGCTGCAAGATCTTTCAAAGCCACGGTTGCTGCAAAATTTCAACAGTTATTGCGAAGCCGCGCTGCTCTTGCTCGGAAGCGGAAACCACTTTCACACAAAGAACGGCGACATCCGCACCTGCCTCTTAGAAGCCATGCACGGGCTTCCCGAGCTGGCGGAGGCTATCTCCCCTACTAAAGCCCGCACGTTTGAATCGATGCCCTCGATCCCTGAGGACGATATCCATACTGCTGCAAGAGAGCAGAATTAGTCCATCCGGGAAGAGTCGAATTCACGCTGCCGATAAAAGAGCAGGATTACTCCATCCAGTTGTAGTGGAAGGTTCCTTCTTTGTCAACGCGTTTAAAGGTGTGCGCTCCGAAGTAGTCGCGCTGAGCCTGCAGCAGGTTCGCTGGCAGGTTCGCCGTACGGTAGCTGTCGTAGTATGCAAGCGCGCTGGAGAATCCAGGCACCGGAATGCCCAAGGAAACCGCGGAAGCTACGACTTTACGCCATGCATCTTGATAGGATTCGATTATATCGGTAAAGAACGGATCCAGCAGCAGGTTCTTAAGCTCCGGATTGTTCTCATACGCATCGGTGATGTTCTGCAGGAAGCGGGAACGGATAATGCAGCCGCCGCGCCAGATTTTAGCGAGATTGCCGTATTGCAGGTTCCAGCCGTATTCATCGGACGCTACGCGAAGCTGTGCGAAGCCTTGAGCGTAGGATACGATCTTGCTCGCAAACAGCGCTTTGCGCACATTTTCGATGAACTCGGCTTTGTCGCCGTCAAATGCAGCCGTTTTTGGACCATTCAGGATTTTGCTTGCCGCAACGCGCTCTTCTTTCATCGCGGAGAGGAAACGGGAGAATACGGATTCGGTGATCATGGAAAGCGGCACGCCCAGATCCAGGGAGCTTTGGCTTGTCCATTTGCCCGTTCCTTTTTGACCCGCCGTATCCAGGATGACGTCAACCATCGGCTTGCCGGTTTCTTCGTCGTATTTGGAGAAAATGTCAGCCGTGATCTCGATCAGGTAGCTGTCGAGTTCGCCTTGGTTCCACTCCGTGAAGATTCCGTGAAGATCCTTCGCATCGAGGCCGAGTACGTCTTTCAGCAATTGATACGCTTCGCAAATGAGCTGCATATCGCCATATTCGATACCGTTGTGAACCATTTTTACATAATGGCCGGCACCGTCCGGTCCGATATATGTACAGCAAGGCTCTTCGTTAACCTTCGCGGAAATGGCTGTCAGAATAGGCTCAACCAGCTTATAGGCACTTTCCTGTCCGCCTGGCATGATCGATGGGCCTTTCAATGCGCCTTCTTCGCCGCCGGAAACGCCTGCACCGATAAAGTTAAAGCCTTTTTCAGCCAACTCTTTGCTGCGGCGCTGCGTATCAGGGAAATAAGCGTTACCGCCGTCGATGATGATATCGCCTTGGTCCAAATGAGGAATCAGCTGTTCAATCGTAGCGTCCGTAGCTTGTCCTGCCTGTACCATGATCAGGATTTTGCGAGGAGTTTCAAGGGAATCCACGAATTCTTCGATCGAGAACGTTCCCTTCACTTGCTTGCCTTCGGTTTCCTTCAGCATATCTTCCGTTTTTTGCGGAGAGCGGTTATATACGGAAACGGTGAAGCCTTTGCTTTCGATGTTCAGGGCCAGGTTTTTTCCCATTACAGCAAGGCCAATCACACCGATTTGTTGTTTTGACATCTGGTTCTCCATCCTTTGCTCCAATATATTTTTAAACAACCCATCCCTACGAGATGATTTGCAATAATCTTATATTAACGTTTTTCATTTGACAAGTGAACCCCTGTCACAAAATGAGAACACGCGCGAAAACACCCCTTCGGTTTCGGAGTGTTGTTCGTGCTTTACTCTTGCATCGTTCGATGAAGTGAATTACCACTCCAGCCTCATCAGCTCTAAGGAAAGCTCGCGGAGTCTTTGCTTGCAGGCTGCGATTTTGTCCTGATTCCCCTCTTGAAGGGCGGCATGGAGCTTCTCAAGCTCATCATCGGTTTCCAGCCTGGACAGAAGGAGCCGCTGTTCCCCCTCATCCGATTCGAACAACCGCACCATTTCCTGCTCCGTCATCGGCGTCCCCTTCTGAAACAGCACACGCTGCCGGTAACCGGATATTTCCACCAGCCTTATAACCTCGCCAAACAGAATATTCTCGATCAATATCTGCCGGTCCTTGAAACGTTTGACGACAGCGTGGCCACGGGTATTCTCGATCAATTTCTCCATCCATTCCGCAAGCTTGGGATCGCGGATCATATAATCGCCTACCAGCTTAAAACCGCTTCCTGTCCGTTGAAACCGCAGCTTTACCAGCTTGCGTCCGGTTCGGATCGAAATGACAAACTGCGTTTCATTCTCGCTCCAGTAAAGCGAATATCCTTCCTGGATCAATTCCTTGATTAGGTCCTGGATATGCCGGCGATCAAACCGGAGCTCCAGGTTGCAATACTCCACTTCCTCGCTCTTATTCACGGCACTCCCTCCTCCGGTTTACTACCGATCTGAAAAACGACGGTGAAGATTTCCCCCATGGCTGCTTTTGATGTTGTCTTATCTATATCTTATACTCCATCTTATGTAACGGTAACTTGGTTTATTGACTATTTTTAACCCGCATGAAAATACGGTGAAACTTTCCTGGGCCATGCCTGACGTCCACTCGGCTTATGGTATAATGGGTTATCCAAAAGCGGAGTTTAGTAAGTGTTCATCATAAACAACAGGGAGGCCATCACATTCATGACGGTTACCGGATTTAAAGATCAGGATTTCGACGTATTCTCCGTTCCAGGGCTCGAAGCCCGTATGGAGGTTCTCATTGAACGGGTAAGACCCAAGCTTGAGACGCTGGGGGCCGAGCTTGCCCCCTATGTGTCCGCGCTGGCCGGGGAAGAGATGTTTGTGCATGTGGCCAAGCATGCAAGACGAACCGTTAATCCCCCGATTGACACCTGGGTCGCATGGGCTGCCAGCAAACGGGGCTACAAAGCGCTGCCTCATTTTGAGGTGGGTATGTTCGGAACCCATCTGTTTGTTATCTTCGCGATTATTTACGAAAGCCCCAACAAAACCGTATTTGCCGGCAACCTGGAAGCCAAGCTCAAGAAAACAGCGAAGGCGCTGCCTAAACATTTCTATTGGTCCATGGATCATATGAATCCGGCAGGCACCCCTCACCAGGATATGAGCGAGGAGGATTTCGTTCGCCTCATTGAGAAGCTGAAACAGGTGAAAAAAGCCGAGGTCATGTGCGGACTGCGCATTCCGCGCGAGGAAGCCGTCAAGCTTGAAGGGGACGAGCTGGTGCAAAAAGTGCAGGAGACGTTTGAGACGCTGCTGCCGCTTTATAAAATGGCGTTTTAAACTGGCGTGAGATATTTGCGAAAATGGGCTGCGGATGCAGCTCTTTTTTTAAGATTATAGAATTTATAAATTTTCAGCGAAGCTGAACAATTCTATAATCGCAAGAAAAACTTTCTTTAACCAGCGGTCTGTCTTCTGAGAAAGTACGTCGATTGACGTTTATCTTATGGATGATATTTTAATGAAGGAACGATGAAGAACGCATCCCTCCCCCTTAATATGTCCAAAGTATGAAGCGCTGTCGGTCCGTGCAAAAAAAGCCGGTCATTCTTCTTGCATTCCCC
Proteins encoded:
- a CDS encoding DUF1054 domain-containing protein translates to MTVTGFKDQDFDVFSVPGLEARMEVLIERVRPKLETLGAELAPYVSALAGEEMFVHVAKHARRTVNPPIDTWVAWAASKRGYKALPHFEVGMFGTHLFVIFAIIYESPNKTVFAGNLEAKLKKTAKALPKHFYWSMDHMNPAGTPHQDMSEEDFVRLIEKLKQVKKAEVMCGLRIPREEAVKLEGDELVQKVQETFETLLPLYKMAF
- a CDS encoding shikimate kinase; this encodes MKLDKLGRNIILIGMMGTGKSTVGRLVADSLGYNLIDLDAEIERMEGRTISEMFETEGEPYFREAESAALRSVLLRDGIVLASGGGAVLRSDNCDVMKRGGWVVALTADAASIVERVRGDANRPLLAGDVEERVRRILDERKDKYRFADVMVDTVGRSADEVAADILTHYRG
- the gndA gene encoding NADP-dependent phosphogluconate dehydrogenase, producing MSKQQIGVIGLAVMGKNLALNIESKGFTVSVYNRSPQKTEDMLKETEGKQVKGTFSIEEFVDSLETPRKILIMVQAGQATDATIEQLIPHLDQGDIIIDGGNAYFPDTQRRSKELAEKGFNFIGAGVSGGEEGALKGPSIMPGGQESAYKLVEPILTAISAKVNEEPCCTYIGPDGAGHYVKMVHNGIEYGDMQLICEAYQLLKDVLGLDAKDLHGIFTEWNQGELDSYLIEITADIFSKYDEETGKPMVDVILDTAGQKGTGKWTSQSSLDLGVPLSMITESVFSRFLSAMKEERVAASKILNGPKTAAFDGDKAEFIENVRKALFASKIVSYAQGFAQLRVASDEYGWNLQYGNLAKIWRGGCIIRSRFLQNITDAYENNPELKNLLLDPFFTDIIESYQDAWRKVVASAVSLGIPVPGFSSALAYYDSYRTANLPANLLQAQRDYFGAHTFKRVDKEGTFHYNWME